One genomic window of Candidatus Nitrospira inopinata includes the following:
- the nagZ gene encoding beta-N-acetylhexosaminidase, with amino-acid sequence MLMSRDTIGQLFMIGFDGTDLSPDLAAFLKEYRPGGVILFARNLQSTEQIVELTNALQRCSPQSPLLIAVDQEGGRVSRLPKEFTIFPPCEILGRCRSPQLAYAAAEATARELRAVGINMNMAPVLDVNSNPANPVIGDRAFGSTPELVCELGWAAVRGLQENGVIACGKHFPGHGDTAADSHHELPVVTASRERLERLELLPFRHAASQGIAAMMTAHVLYRALDENHPATLSPTVIGTLLRQELRYDGVVLTDDLEMRAIIDHYGIEEATVRSVQAGCDIILICKDRNREAAAIDALDKAVADGTISTDRLAQSLERIARLKGRFLASSQPAVFSDATSVVGCQAHRALLHSINQAAERPM; translated from the coding sequence ATGCTGATGTCGCGCGATACGATCGGGCAGCTTTTCATGATCGGCTTCGACGGCACGGATCTTTCTCCCGACCTCGCCGCTTTCCTCAAGGAGTATCGGCCCGGCGGCGTGATCTTGTTCGCAAGAAATCTCCAATCGACCGAACAGATCGTCGAACTCACCAACGCGCTTCAGCGATGCAGCCCGCAATCTCCCTTGTTGATCGCCGTCGACCAGGAGGGAGGACGGGTGTCTCGACTCCCCAAGGAGTTCACCATTTTTCCTCCCTGCGAGATTCTGGGGCGATGTCGGTCTCCCCAGTTGGCTTACGCGGCGGCGGAAGCGACGGCACGCGAACTGCGAGCCGTCGGCATCAACATGAACATGGCGCCCGTGTTAGACGTCAACAGCAACCCCGCAAACCCCGTGATCGGAGACCGAGCCTTCGGCTCCACCCCCGAACTCGTGTGCGAGTTGGGATGGGCCGCGGTCAGGGGCCTGCAAGAGAACGGCGTCATCGCCTGCGGCAAACATTTTCCCGGCCACGGTGACACGGCGGCCGATTCGCACCATGAATTGCCCGTCGTCACGGCCTCGCGCGAACGATTGGAGCGACTCGAACTGCTCCCGTTTCGGCACGCCGCGTCGCAGGGCATCGCCGCGATGATGACGGCCCACGTGCTGTATCGCGCCCTGGATGAGAACCATCCGGCGACTCTTTCCCCGACCGTCATCGGAACTCTGCTCCGTCAAGAACTGCGGTATGACGGCGTCGTCTTGACCGACGATCTTGAAATGCGCGCGATCATCGACCATTACGGCATCGAAGAGGCGACCGTGCGGTCGGTTCAAGCCGGCTGCGACATCATCTTGATCTGCAAAGACCGCAACCGAGAAGCGGCGGCGATCGACGCGCTGGACAAGGCCGTCGCGGACGGAACGATCTCGACCGACCGTTTGGCTCAATCGCTCGAACGGATCGCCCGCTTAAAAGGGCGATTTCTGGCTTCCTCCCAACCGGCCGTCTTCTCCGATGCGACGTCGGTCGTGGGCTGCCAGGCACACCGGGCGCTTCTTCATTCGATCAACCAGGCAGCCGAGCGGCCCATGTAA